The window tctctctctctctctctctctctctctctctctctctctctctctctctctctctctctctctctctctctctctctctctctctctctctctctctctctctctctctctctctctctctctctctctctctctctctctctctctctctctctctctctctctctctctctctctctctctctctctctctctctctctctctctctctctctctctctctctctctctctctctctctctctctctctctctctctctctctctctctctctctctctctctctctctctctctctctctctctctctctctctctctctctctctctctctctctctctctctctctctctctctctctctctctctctctctctctctctctctctctctctctctctctctctctctctctctctctctctctctctctctctctctctctctctctctctctctctctctctctctctctctctctctctctctctctctctctctctctctctctctctctctctctctctctctctctctctctgttttttgaGTATTCGAGCTTCTCTCTCCTCCGTGATCAATCTCCGTGAAtcgcatctctctctctctctctctctctctctctctctctctctctctctctctctctatggcTGATCTCGATGTTCCTCAGAGTAAGTCTAGAGACCTCGACAAGCTTCTTCTCCGTCATGGGAATCTCGTTGACCCCGGCTTCTTTCCCGGACCCCAGGTTTAAcgcctttttattttctcaatcgCTTCTtcgcttttttttatttcctgtAATTTGTTGTATAGATTCTATGGGTTTTCCTGagcttagtttttgttttggggtaTAAAGCTGAGGGATGACATAAGGGAGTTTGTGAAAATCCTGGTGGTTGGTGCGGGTGGATTGGGTTGTGAGCTTCTCAAGGACTTGGCTCTTTCAGGTTTTCGTAATCTCGATGTGATTGATATGGACCGTATCGAGGTTACTAATCTCAATCGCCAATTCCTATTCAGGCAAGTTTGTTTTtgacttgtgtgtgtgtggtatTCTTCAGTAAGATTTGTGAAATTGTTAGTGGGAATTGATGATAGTTGCACGAATTATTTGGGTTGATAATGTTGGTGTTCTTTGTATAGACTTGAAGACGTGGGAAAGCCTAAGGCAGAGGTAGCAGCTAAGCGTGTCATGGAGAGAGTGAGCGGGGTTGAGATTGTGCCGCATTTTTCACGTATTGAAGACAAGGAGGTTGAGTTTTATAACGATTTTAACATTATTGCCCTTGGTCTTGATTCCATCGAAGCTCGGAAATACATCAATGGGATAGCTTGTGGCTTTCTTGGTATGTAAATTCTTAAACGTTTAACTCTCAACCCAAACTCTCGGCTTTTTAAGTTCTCTGCCTGATCATGTGCTTGTCAAATGTATGTAGAGTATAATGACGATGATACTCCAGTAAGAGACACAATCAAGCCGATGGTAGATGGGGGAACTGAAGGTTTCAAGGGTCATGCTAGAGTTATAATGCCCGGAGTTACACCCTGTTTTGAGTGCACTATTTGGCTCTTCCCACCTCAAGTGAAGTTTCCTCTGTGCACTCTTGCTGAAACCCCTAGGAATGCTGCTCATTGCATTGAATATGCTCATCTAATTAAGTGGGATGAGGTATGTTTGTAGGCTCTCGAAAAGAGATTCTTCTTTCCATGTGGATATGTATTTTGGTTTAGTCATGGTGAAGTCGATTCTTCCTGCAGGTTCATAAAGGAAAATCCTTTGATCCTGATGTCCCAGAACATATGAAGTGGGTCTATGATGAGGTTAGTCATTCTTTTGCTTGTTTATGCTATGGATTTTAATTtgggatttatttcatatttgcCATTATCTTCACAGGCTATCAGGAGAGCTGAGCTTTTTGGAATTCCGGGTGTCACATACTCTCTCACACAAGTATGTAACCATTCTCACTTTCTCTGTCTGTTTACTTTCTAAAATTTTCCAGTAACCCCGGCTGAAGTACTTGTAACCATTTAAGTATGCACAATGAATCATATGCTATTTGTATTCATGGAGAAATTATCAGAGGAGGgttgtttattatatagggtGTGGTTAAAAACATAATACCGGCGATTGCTTCCACCAACGCGATTATATCAGCAGCTTGTGCGCTAGAAACATTGAAGATTGTGTCTGCATGCAGCAAAACACTTACAAACTATCTGacgtatgttttgttttctttctttctgccTTACTTGCTAGTGTTCGGATTACAGCTTTTCTACTTTAAGTTAAATATAGGAATTTGCAAAGAATTCAATGTTATCCTCAAGcaactgttttcattttcacAAAGGTATAACGGTGGAGAGGGTCTTTACACTAAAGTGACAGACTTCCCGAGGCTCGACGACTGTCTTGTATGTGGTCCGGGCATTCTGATTGAGCTGGATACCTCAATCACATTATCGAAGGTCCTTCCTCTCGCTTTATCATCTCGTTGTCTTTTTAATACCGATTATCCTTTATTTTCTTACCCGTTTATTGCTTTTTCATGCTAAATTATCTTCTCTGCTGCTATCTCCATTGCTGCATTTACTTCATTCCTGCGTAGATGCTTGGctgttattttctttggtcTTCTCGCCTTTTCCAGGCTTTTCTGGCCTTTTAGCTATATATTAATCTACTCGTGCCTTTGTCCATTCAAATTCCGCGTCTCAGTTCTTTACCATTTGTtcatgtctttttctttctcctagTTCATTGAGATGCTTGAAGACCACCCGAAGCTCCTTTTGTCAAAAGCAAGTGTTACATACGGCGAAAGCAATCTCTACATGCAGGCACCTCCGGTTCTTGAAGAGATGCTCAGAGAAAACCTAAGCAAGCCGCTCTATGACCTTATGGGAAGAGTCCAGAAGGATACTATCCATGTATCTGGGACATCTCTCAAGGACAAAGAGAAACAGTCGATTCAAACAAAGCTAAGGGTTGTTTTCAAAGGAGCCGATGTTGTTACAGACATGGATACAGCCATTGGAGCATAAAACCCGACAGAGAAACCCTTTGATGCCAAAGCTTAGATCCATTGAGAGATTATTGGGCAGGTTGACTTGTCCGGTTCTTATTTtggtcctttttttttgtttgtttgtcgtTTATAGCTATGATAGCAGACTTTTACTGCGTGatggagaaaggaaaaaagttaCTCCAAACAGATCGGTTCATATGATTGTTCTTAACCTCGAAGATGTGACCTTCCGGACTAAAACAGTTTAGAGCCGTTAAAAAGTTGATCTTGTGTCTTCGAATTTAACATTAACcgaaatgttttattttaaccaGTCGTTACAAAGAACAAACGTCACTCGTCACGACAAGACAATAGATTGCGCGCCCCTTGGTGCACTCATTCATAACTTATACTTgttgtatatatttcttttggttcaaacttatctttttcatttatcttcTTCAGTTTGTGGCTATACTTTGCTTGCACCTTTCTTTTCATATGATCTCAAGAGACTTTAAGCTACTCTTTTGAAACGTACTATGGGTGAGGAGATAAGGTTGTTCTACGACCTCTTTTGTTCATATATCCTCCTTTGAAAGGTCAGCAGTTCCGAACATGcaaattaaataagcaaaaagaCCACCAAGATGAATAAACAtcatcatatattattatacatatatagaccATCAAGCTTCATTTGGGAAATCGTTTTTAATGAACTATCAAGTAGGATTGGTGTCTGACCCTACTTCACTCAAACACTATCCCCAAACCATATCATATCAAATGAGTTAagattttctctctctctctctctcaatctctctgcCAAATCCAAATTGATCATTGTCCATTTCCTCAATTGCCAACCACAGACTGTCTTCGGATGTGGCTGTTCTATGATCTTATAGCCATAACAAAGATTTCCTTAGGCCCTATTGTAGATAGTGTTTCTTTTTTGCCAGTATCATGATAAGTAATGAAAACCAAGTGTAACTAAATGAGTATTAAATTGGTTCAGTTCGATTATTCAGATTTTGTTGATAACCTATTAGTAGTAGTAATTTGGTAAATATATCAAAGTTTATGGTCAAATATGAGAAGTTTAGTGTTAAAAGGTAATAAAAACAGAGTGAATATGGGTTGTGTTGTATATGAGCTTTGAttctatctttttaaaaatgtaactaCTGGATaacatcaatacacaacctCCTCCTTCTGTCCTTCATGTTGTGTTGAGTGGGGACTTAGCCAGATTAGATTtacattgttaaaaaaatctctttcttttctctggaCCCACTCTACCACCCAcatgctcttctctctctctctctctaaatgcCAACTCTCTCTTGCCTATTTATCTGACTCTTTCAACATTCCCTCGAACTCCACTTgaagcaaaaccaaaaataaattacacaAAAGACTTTGTTTCTACAGAACAACAAAAGTCTTGAGACACTTGAAAGCTAAGATATACATGGCTATGGAGTTAGAGCTTGATGATGATGTCTTCTTTGCAGACATAAGCAAACAGATCTCTCTTCTCATCACGGATGAAGATGAACAGCTAAACCCTgtttctctttcctcctcctcgcCCTCTCTTTCATTCCAGGTTTGTTCCTCTTTCCATACATACACTTACTTCCTCTCTATATGcatccctctccctctctctaacTGTGTTTCTTGAAAATTTTGTGGGAACAGGGTCTCTTCAGAGGAGGTTACCAAACGGCTCCATATATGTATCATCAAGAACAGAGCAAAGGGACTGGTGTGTTCATCCCTAAATCTTCTCACCCAAGGAGAAGACCTCATCACCATCAGAAGCAAGGTAAGTATAGTTCCTTCAACGCCAAGCAACAACACTCTCTTCAACAAAACAGACAAGAGTACTATCAGCAGAATCATGAGAACGCAAGAAGTACTCTCACCactcacaacaacaacaacaagagaaacATGAACACTAGTGTCCATGCTCATATCCCGAGAAGAACCTACGGAGATGCATCATCTATCTacacttgattaaattttaacaaatattctGAAAGAAGATTCATGATTCAGTGTGATCAATTCTTAATAGTTAAATTAGATGCAtaagatttatttgttttgtaaatcaGCGAATAAATAAAGGACTGTATAAGGAAGGTCTTGGAGATATGTTCCAAGTTTGTTCTTgcttttttattatgtaactCTTTCTTGTTCATCATTTTAGAGATTGactgactttatttttttttgcagtttgtAATCTTTTAAggattgaattaaaattaagtaTGTGAATTTTCTTGGTTGATTACAAACAAGATTGATAGAGGGAATGTGTGAAGACAAGCCCCATGTGAAACTAGCAAATGTtccatgtctctctctctctctccaatcaATCAATGTCTATGGGACATCGCAGACGAGTTTGCCACACTGTCtgaataataaaagaagaagtcaGATCTACTACGAAGTCCAAAAGACTGTCACAAGCTCACACACACCTTCTGTCTTTTGCCACTCACATgcccatctctctctttctttttctacttCTCTATgccattattaaaaaaatctcctTATTCTTTTAGTATTTCTATTTAGAGtaaaataatatgatgatgaaGCTTTCCATAAAAAAATCACTTGTTTTTCATAATATATCACATAGTCTCACattaattctttctttcttaaaaaaatttacaaagaaaaaaaaaagtttaaataatatatcataaGTTTTCTAGTTATTTCTTCATAAACATACTTCacttaaatagttaaatacttGTAAGATGTCTTTATCTACATGTAATTTAATAACAAGTTAACAACCAAATCTCAACACAAAAATTACATATACAAAATTGTATCCGATGGAGATTCAGATTCCGCTACAacattttgttgtttattgctataaataaatatttatttttatttaagttatagtTGGCGGTCGGTGGAAACAATACAAGAAATTATTGTCGTTAATTTAGTTCAGTAATAGTAAGATTAATGTTTTCGGTCataaaagagagttttttttaattctattgtAAACACTcattagttaatttaattagatttttgttATGACTAATGAGTCTCTTAATCATCTTCGATTAGTGTGAATTGAAGAGCGTTACAATGGCGGCAATttattctctcttcctcttcttcttcttcttcttcttcttcatcactcttCTCATCATCTTAGCATTGATCGTACGGCCAAGATCCGTCAAGATCGCTATCAAATCTCGCCACGTCTTCATCACCGGTGGATCAAGCGGCATAGGTCTAGCTCTCGCTCATCGTGCCGCCGCCGAGGGAGCTCGAGTCTCAATCCTCTCTCGCTCAGCCGAAAAGCTCGACGAGGCCAAACGATCCGTCCAGCTAGCCACCGGCGTCGAGGTCGCCACGTTCTCTGCCGACATCCGCGATTTCGACGCAGTCTCGAAGGCGGTTGATGAATCGGGGACGATCGATGTGTTAATTGTGAATCAAGGCGTGTTTATTGGGAAGGAGCTTGAGAAACAGAGTCACGAGGAGGTTAAGTTGATGATTGATGTGAATCTTGTTGGGAGCTTCAATGTGATTATTGCGGCTTTGCCTGCCATGAAAGCTAGTAGGGAAGGTCGTGGTCCTGCCTCCATTTCTCTTGTCTCGTCTCAAGCCGGCCAGGTTCGCCTCGATTCATAGTCTCCTAGTTAGATGAAGGAATCACTCTTGATTTGTCTGTGAAGCCCTTGTGATAGTTTCTTGAATTTGTGAAAGAACTTGCGGATGCGTTTTCTTGGATAGCCTTTGTGATGTATTGTGGTTTTTAATCTTTTCAGGCAGGTATCTACGGTTACACTGCATATTCAGCGAGCAAGTTTGGGCTTTAGGGATTAGCACAAGCGTTGCAGCAAGAAGTTATTTCTGATGACATTCATGTGACTCTCTTGTTTCCTCCTGACACTGATACACTCAAGTTTCAAGAAGGTAAGACAATccagaatcttttttttttttaactttttaaagatCATTATTACATCATGGGTAAAGAAGTATAGAGCATGAAACACTTAAGCTAGGATCGTGGATTGTCATTTGGGCGTCTCATTATACTGATGAGATGACTCAGTTGACTTCTAGATTAGTTGCAGTTCCAGTCCAACCGGTTCAGTAAAAAtagtctttgtttttctctttaaaaaagtaaaacatttgCCTCCTTGTGTGATTTTTTATCTTGGTAAAAATTGATTACTGCTCTGCGTTCTATTTAGTTCATTATAAGTAATTCAGATTCATTTTGAGAGATTATTTGCTTTTTCTTGTGTTGGCTCTCAGAACAGAAGAAGAGGCCCGAGCTGACTTCCATCATAGCAGCATCTTCAGCTTCAATGAAAACCAAAGAAGTAGCCAAGATATGTCTCGATGGTATCAAAGCAGGAAAATCCACAGTGACATGCCATTTCATCAGCTTCTTACTATCTATTGCGAGCGCCGGCATGTCCCCTCAGAGATCGTATTGGCTCGCTTTCattgaaattatgttttgtgGCTTAATTAGACTCGTTAGCTTGGTTGTCCAGTGGCAATGGTACAAAACCATAGAAAAGTGgaacacaacaaaaataagtaGAAGCAAATAGTAAAATTATAGCTTTAGGTCATCATACTATATGTATGTTTTTCATATGAACCACTAAATGTATATGAATCAGGCTTTTATGCAGTGAACAGGTTCATGTTTTGTAGTTCCCACTTGAGACTTTTGTGTTTGCAAATTCAATACCAACATTATCAGAAAATAAGCATTTACTTCAACAAATGAATTAgtgaaaataaattgtaaaatttttcCTCGAAAAAAATTactagaattttaaaaattaatagttttattttatttttaaattaaacaaaaatcatttaatctctttttatctaaaaaacCTTCGTTTCggatttgttttctctttcggAGCTCAACAATGGCGTCAcagcttcttctctttgttcctCATCTCGCTCTCATCCCTAAAGCCTCAACCTTTCATCCTTCCCTCTTCTCAACACTAAACTCCAGTTTCTTTCACTCTACTTCCGCAAGGAAAGCTCTCAAATCCTCCTCTGATTCTCGAATTATTAACCTCCAAGCCGTCGCGGACACTTTCTCTGAAATCGAAAGCAACAGTGCCAGTGAAACAACTGCTTTGACTCTACGTCAAATCTGCCAAGGTTTTGTGCCGGAGCATATTTTGCACAGGTAAGCTTTCGTTTCActtgcttttgattttgaaaagtactaataaaaatcgaaactttattgattatatttttgaaaaaatggtGTGTAGAATGGAGGAGATTGGGTTTGTGTTACCCACAGACATACAAAGAGAAGCTCTACCTACTTTGTTTACAGGCCGTGACTGCATCCTCCATGCTCAAgtcctttttcttctcatcatgcttctctcttttgattatctgttttgaaacttttggttaatgttgttatgtttttttttttggggtaatcTTAGACAGGTTCAGGCAAGACATTGACTTACCTGTTACACATATTCTCTCTTATTAATCCTCAACGATCTTCTGTGCAAGCTGTAATTGTTGTACCCACTCGAGAGCTCGGTATGCAAGTAAGTGAACTAGTAGTAGTAGGCATTGGTTTTGAAATCTTCACTAATCTgacttgatgtttttttgtgatatGATTATAATTTGTTGCCTCTTTGGGTTTAGGTTACAAAAGTTGCTAGAATGTTGGCTGCAAAATCGGATTTTGATGTGAAAGGATGTACAGTAATGGCTCTCTTAGATGGAGGTACGCTAAGAAGGCACAAAAGCTGGCTCAAGGTTGGATTTTAAGATCTTATTAAGTTAGATAGATTAGGTTGttcaaaagagttttttttttttaagtgttttagTCACTTCTTCTTGTGATTTAGTTCAgcaaatttaacttttttttcaggCTGAGCCACCAGCGATTTTGGTTGCTACGGTAGCAAGTTTGTGTCACATGCTAGAAAAGCACATATTTAGACTTGACTCTGTGAGAGTTCTTGTTTTAGATGAggtaaaaacttttttctaactGTATTGTACTGTTCAACTTAATTATCCATAGAAAAATGATTTCGGTTGTTCTGACCCAGGANATTTTCTGACCCCGGTATATATCTGAATGGTCACTTTGGTAGGTTGATTTCTTATTCTACTCTTCAAAACAAGTTGGTTCTGTGCGGAAGCTTTtgacttcattttcttcatgcGATAAACGTCAGACAGTTTTTGCCAGTGCTTCCATTCCCCAGCATAAACATTTTGTGCATGACTGTATACAGCAAAAGTGGACAAAGGTTAGCTTATGAAATGTTTCTTTTACATCTGATTTATGTTCGGGCTTGGTTAATGAATCAAATGATTTGTGGGCTACTGTAGAATGTACTCATGTAGATACCACCCCACTTTACACTTGGCAATATAAAATCTGAACTAGGGACTCAAGTCAGTTGTATTTCCTCATATTTCTGCAGAGGGATGTTGTCCATGTTCATGTTAGCGCAATCATGCCCATGCCTTTGTGCCTTCTTCACAGATTCGTTGTAAGACTTAACTTCTTAGCATCCTTCCACTTCTTTTGTCATGATATTAATCTATAAGTACATCTAACCTCTATTTTGGCAGATGTGTCAGAAGACAAATAAACATCAAATGCTGCTTGCCTTGTTAGAGTCTGATGCACCTGAATCAGCTATAATTTTTGTCGGGGAGCAGGTATTGGAAGCATCTATTTCCCTCCTAACTTAACTTCATCTAACCATTTAACACccttttctgtttcttcttttcagtCTGAGAAGTCAAAAAAGGTTGGAAATGATCCATCGACAACTCTACTAATGGAATTCCTTAAAACTTCATACAATGGCTCGCTGGAGATCCTCCTACTAGAGGGGGACATGAATTTCAATTCACGAGCAGCTTCACTAACAGTACGTGGTTCTTTTGTCTGCGGATGCTAATCCTAGATGTGTGTACTTGTTACTAATCTTCATGCTTTCCTATAGGAAATCAGGCAAGGAGGaggttttcttcttgtttctacTGATATTGCAGCAAGAGGGATTGATCTACCAGAAACAACTCATATCTTCAACTTTGATCTCCCACAAACGGCTACAGATTATCTGCACCGAGCTGGAAGAGCTGGTCGAATACCCTTTTCTGACAAAAAGTGCATCGTTGCCAATCTGATCATGTCGGAGGAAAGATTTGTCTTGCAAAGATACGAAAATGAACTTATGTTCAGCTGCGAGGAACTCATTTTGTAAGTACAGTATTACTTATACCAGTGCAGAAAATTTGTCTTATTTGCCACATATACGGTTGAGTCCAGACACCATCAGTCTAATGTAACTAAATAGTTAGATGGGAAGAGTGTATGAGAAGTGTCATCATTatcaaagaaattttatttagttttgattcttatGCTCTACATTCTTACTTTTTAGTTCTCacagttaaaacttaaaaggtaTCATCATATCACAACTCCATCTTTAATTACCGAATTCTTCAAGATTACTGTAATGCCGGATCTGATGTAAAATCCATCGGATGACCTATCTGCTTCTTGTATGCCCTGCAAACCATAACATTAGTGGAATTAGATTAGTAACCGTAGATATGTACATCTGATGGATCCATATTTTCCTAACTCAAAGATAATTTTACCTCTGAGTTTGCGATGATTACATTCTTCCCAACTCTAGCATTCTTGTCTATTATGCATTCTCTGCAGAGAAAAGGAGAAGgtataaacaaaaaggaagaaaggaaTGGGGAAACTTCACAAATGAGAACTGTTTCTAAGGTAAACCATGTAAAGTTTATAGTTAGTCTTACTTAATTTTTGTGTTCTCTCCTATTCCAACGGGAACCTTTCCCTCAGCAAGCAGTGCTGCAACTTCTGCTTCAGTTTCGTAAAAGTCTGCCCCAAGCATCACCGTGTCCTAGAGTTTCCATACATTTTAGATCATTATACAATCTTAGAGTCTAGTCCTTTCATTCTTAGAAAGATACTTGTTTTGCCTACCTTTAACTGAACGTTACTGCCTACTCTTGATCTAATTCCCACAATGCTGTGCTCAATCAAGCAGTTGGTTAAGAAGCTTCCATGAGAAATGATTGAATCAACGAGCTTCACATGTAATGAAGTCGAGAGTTAATCCTGAACAAAGTGGGCCAAAACCGAAATGTATGGAAGTAAATATCATGGCTGGTTTTATTTACCTTAGAGCTGTCTATTTTTGATGGTGGCAGGTTTCTCCTTGATGTATAGATTGGTTTCGCTGCGTCGTAGAAACTAAATGCCGGCGGCTAAAAGGTATACATGTAGACGAATGTGATATCAATAcgagtatatattattatgaacAATATCATGGGAAATAGAGTTGTCCCTGAATATATTCGTCCTTACATGCTCAGTGAGGGCGAGATTTGCCTCAAAGAAAGATCTTATTGTTCCTATATCTTCCCAGTAGTCTTTAAAGAGATAAGCCTGCTCAAAAGATCTTGTTATTCCTTGATATAACGTTACTCATTGAATGAACTTGTGTGCTTAATCTGAATGTTACTGACATTCATATAGAATTCTTTAGCTGAGAAGGGTATAATCTCTGAACCAAAGTCGTTTGCCGTGGGGAAACGCCATCTGATTTCAAAAACAGTTGCAAgatatgatatttgttttgcatCGTTCTTAGAATGCAAAGACAAAATCTAGAACTAATGGTGTTACCTCAAGATATTCAACAGTATTTCTTTCTTGAAAACATAAACTCCCATTGATGCTATGTATGGTTTCTTTTCAGCTTCCTCCTTGGAAAGTCCTAAAATAGTTGTGTCTACTGCCTAAGGATACCCCGAGGTTAGAACAAA is drawn from Camelina sativa cultivar DH55 chromosome 8, Cs, whole genome shotgun sequence and contains these coding sequences:
- the LOC104706244 gene encoding DEAD-box ATP-dependent RNA helicase 58, chloroplastic isoform X2: MQVTKVARMLAAKSDFDVKGCTVMALLDGGTLRRHKSWLKAEPPAILVATVASLCHMLEKHIFRLDSVRVLVLDEVDFLFYSSKQVGSVRKLLTSFSSCDKRQTVFASASIPQHKHFVHDCIQQKWTKRDVVHVHVSAIMPMPLCLLHRFVMCQKTNKHQMLLALLESDAPESAIIFVGEQSEKSKKVGNDPSTTLLMEFLKTSYNGSLEILLLEGDMNFNSRAASLTEIRQGGGFLLVSTDIAARGIDLPETTHIFNFDLPQTATDYLHRAGRAGRIPFSDKKCIVANLIMSEERFVLQRYENELMFSCEELIL
- the LOC104706241 gene encoding uncharacterized protein LOC104706241, with protein sequence MAMELELDDDVFFADISKQISLLITDEDEQLNPVSLSSSSPSLSFQGLFRGGYQTAPYMYHQEQSKGTGVFIPKSSHPRRRPHHHQKQGKYSSFNAKQQHSLQQNRQEYYQQNHENARSTLTTHNNNNKRNMNTSVHAHIPRRTYGDASSIYT
- the LOC104706244 gene encoding DEAD-box ATP-dependent RNA helicase 58, chloroplastic isoform X1, encoding MASQLLLFVPHLALIPKASTFHPSLFSTLNSSFFHSTSARKALKSSSDSRIINLQAVADTFSEIESNSASETTALTLRQICQGFVPEHILHRMEEIGFVLPTDIQREALPTLFTGRDCILHAQTGSGKTLTYLLHIFSLINPQRSSVQAVIVVPTRELGMQVTKVARMLAAKSDFDVKGCTVMALLDGGTLRRHKSWLKAEPPAILVATVASLCHMLEKHIFRLDSVRVLVLDEVDFLFYSSKQVGSVRKLLTSFSSCDKRQTVFASASIPQHKHFVHDCIQQKWTKRDVVHVHVSAIMPMPLCLLHRFVMCQKTNKHQMLLALLESDAPESAIIFVGEQSEKSKKVGNDPSTTLLMEFLKTSYNGSLEILLLEGDMNFNSRAASLTEIRQGGGFLLVSTDIAARGIDLPETTHIFNFDLPQTATDYLHRAGRAGRIPFSDKKCIVANLIMSEERFVLQRYENELMFSCEELIL
- the LOC104706240 gene encoding NEDD8-activating enzyme E1 catalytic subunit, whose amino-acid sequence is MADLDVPQSKSRDLDKLLLRHGNLVDPGFFPGPQLRDDIREFVKILVVGAGGLGCELLKDLALSGFRNLDVIDMDRIEVTNLNRQFLFRLEDVGKPKAEVAAKRVMERVSGVEIVPHFSRIEDKEVEFYNDFNIIALGLDSIEARKYINGIACGFLEYNDDDTPVRDTIKPMVDGGTEGFKGHARVIMPGVTPCFECTIWLFPPQVKFPLCTLAETPRNAAHCIEYAHLIKWDEVHKGKSFDPDVPEHMKWVYDEAIRRAELFGIPGVTYSLTQGVVKNIIPAIASTNAIISAACALETLKIVSACSKTLTNYLTYNGGEGLYTKVTDFPRLDDCLVCGPGILIELDTSITLSKFIEMLEDHPKLLLSKASVTYGESNLYMQAPPVLEEMLRENLSKPLYDLMGRVQKDTIHVSGTSLKDKEKQSIQTKLRVVFKGADVVTDMDTAIGA